CATGGAACACCAAACACTGATGAATATAGACAGCACAAACATGCAACCGGAGTTATGGGCTCAGATCGCGGAAACGATCGCAGAGAGTTACCACCGTTATGACGGTTTTGTTATTACCCATGGAACCGATACCATGGCTTATACTTCAGCAGCCCTTTCCTATATGCTGCAAAATGGAACCAAGCCCATCGTCATTACTGGTTCGCAGGTGCCGATCCATTATGATAAAACGGATGCCAAAAAGAATATTCTGGATGCGGCACGGTTTGCTTGTGAAGACATCGGCGGGGTTTATATGGTTTTCGACGGCAGGGTCATACAGGGAACCCGAGCGGTAAAAATGAGAACGAAAAGCTATGACGCTTTTGAAAGCATCAATCACCCTTATGTGGCATTTATCCATCAGTCCGAAGTCCATTACCATAAACGAATCCCTTCCACGGAGAAGAAAGAATTGAAATTGGATACTTCCTTGTGCCCCGATGTTTTTGTAATGAAACTGTATCCGGGAACGAAGCCGGAACTCTTCGACTGCAT
This portion of the Desmospora profundinema genome encodes:
- a CDS encoding asparaginase translates to MKKLLLLTTGGTIASVDGKDGLAPGMTAADLLGYLPQSRDYDMEHQTLMNIDSTNMQPELWAQIAETIAESYHRYDGFVITHGTDTMAYTSAALSYMLQNGTKPIVITGSQVPIHYDKTDAKKNILDAARFACEDIGGVYMVFDGRVIQGTRAVKMRTKSYDAFESINHPYVAFIHQSEVHYHKRIPSTEKKELKLDTSLCPDVFVMKLYPGTKPELFDCIKGLYKGVIIESYGNGGIPFEKRDLLPKLKEMIASEMAVVITTQCLEEGEDLFLYEVGRKVAQNLIILSRDMNTEAMVAKLMWTLGKTNDLQEVKRIMETPIAHDLSLEYQKESG